Within Streptomyces roseirectus, the genomic segment CACCGGGTGGCGCGGAAGCCGTGCGGACCACCCCGACCTCCTGACCCCCGGCCGTGAACGGCTGGAGGCGTCGGGACTGCCGTGGGTCATGGAGAACGTCCCGGAAGCACCGCTGAGGCGGGACTACCTGCTGTGCGGGACCCAGTTCGGGCTGAACGTCCGCCGGCACCGGGGGTTCGAGACGTCGTGGGGCGGCGGCGGGGACCTGGTCGCCCCGTGCTGGCACCGCAAGGGACTGCTGGCATTCGAGCACAAGGGCGAACGCGCGTATGCCGACGCCATGGGTTGCACCTGGATGACCAGCATCGAAGCCCGTCAGGCCGTACCCCCCGCCTACACCCACTGGATCGCCACCCAGTTCCTCGCCCTGGAAGGGAGGGCGGCAGCATGAGCAAGGATCTGTTGCACGCGGCGCTGGACGCGGCGGGCCGTGGCTGGCACGTCTTCCCCCTGCGCCCCGACACCAAGCGCCCCGCCCTGCACGGCGAGGCAGCGTGCCCCCGCACCGGCCCCTGCACCACCGGCCACCTGAAGTGGGAACAGCGC encodes:
- a CDS encoding DNA cytosine methyltransferase yields the protein MNAHVLPLRKPNGLRVLDLCCGAGGLSMGYWLAGFDVVGVDNRPQPNYPFTFHQADALTFPLDGFDLVHASWPCQHFARVTGWRGSRADHPDLLTPGRERLEASGLPWVMENVPEAPLRRDYLLCGTQFGLNVRRHRGFETSWGGGGDLVAPCWHRKGLLAFEHKGERAYADAMGCTWMTSIEARQAVPPAYTHWIATQFLALEGRAAA